A window from Drosophila nasuta strain 15112-1781.00 chromosome 3, ASM2355853v1, whole genome shotgun sequence encodes these proteins:
- the LOC132789007 gene encoding mitogen-activated protein kinase kinase kinase kinase 3 isoform X6, whose protein sequence is MAAAHGHHNANLLSSDISRRNPQDEYELIQKIGSGTYGDVYKAKRIQSNELAAIKVIKLEPSDDIGIIQQEIFMMRDCRHPNIIAYYGSYLRRDKLWICMEYCGGGSLQDIYQVTGPLTEVQIAYMCRETLKGLEYLHSMGKMHRDIKGANILLTEYGDVKLADFGVSAQITATINKRKSFIGTPYWMAPEVAAVERKGGYNQLCDIWACGITAIELAELQPPMFDLHPMRALFLMSKSGFKPPTLSNKEKWSPTFHNFIKTALTKNPKKRPTAERLLQHPFVQCEMRERVAKELLLKYQSPNQPFYYCLDGDEETVAGVPQRIASKMTSRANGIPAQNHTLKTGMTTNSTWYERSSSPETLPSDIGDAVGGSSGGSGGGAVGGNGSNGLDKHDSIVTPTAAPQSAGDGFLHSNCASTSTAAAAAAASASASSAPSSSGGNSSHLYQNLLRNSAASSTEAAQVEAATGTGTGTSGNENSNCDYRSESNQNGVEDSPRRHSSMDQLIGLLNDMGKSSRTRSLSDGGTQDDDEVEKEAQPDLLNNTPPVPPKRSHRRRHTPPRPISNGLPPTPKVHMGACFSKIFNGCPLRVHCTASWIHPETRDQHLLIGAEEGIYNLNMNELHDAAIDQMFPRRTTWLYVIKDVLMSLSGKSCQLYRHDLVALHSKQTVRFSLHMNKIPERLVPRKFALTTKVPDTKGCTQCCVTRNPYNGYKYLCGATPSGIFLMQWYDPLNKFMLLKHCDWPASSILGGGYGCVQNGHTPVFEMIITPELEYPIVCTGVRKALNGCLKLELINMNSASWFHSEDLEYDAMATMVPRRDLLKVVRVHQVDKDAILVCYGNVMQVVTLQGNPKQHKKMVAQLNFDFNVDSIVCLPDSVLAFHKHGMQGKSLRNGEITQEIKDMSRTYRLLGSDKVVALESQLLRTGSLGSEEGHDLYILAGHEASY, encoded by the exons GCGAAACGCATACAGAGCAACGAGCTGGCTGCCATCAAAGTCATCAAATTGGAGCCCTCCGATGACATTGGGATCATCCAGCAGGAGATCTTCATGATGCGTGACTGTCGGCATCCCAACATCATTGCGTACTATGGCTCCTATCTGCGACGCGATAAACTATGGATCTGCATGGAGTACTGCGGTGGCGGCAGCCTGCAGGATATCTACCAGGTGACTGGCCCACTCACCGAAGTCCAGATCGCTTACATGTGCCGCGAGACACTCAAGGGTCTGGAATACCTGCACTCCATGGGCAAAATGCATCGTGACATCAAGGGTGCCAACATTCTGCTCACCGAATATGGCGACGTAAAGCTGGCTGACTTTGGTGTCTCCGCACAGATAACGGCAACCATAAATAAGCGCAAGAGTTTCATAG GCACTCCCTACTGGATGGCGCCCGAGGTGGCTGCTGTGGAACGCAAGGGTGGCTACAATCAACTTTGTGATATTTGGGCCTGCGGCATAACAGCAATtg AACTGGCTGAACTGCAGCCGCCGATGTTCGATTTGCATCCAATGCGCGCCCTATTCCTCATGTCGAAGAGCGGCTTCAAGCCGCCCACACTGAGCAACAAGGAGAAATGGAGCCCGACGTTTCACAATTTCATCAAGACGGCACTCACAAAGAATCCAAAGAAGCGGCCCACAGCCGAGCGGCTGCTGCAACATCCGTTTGTCCAGTGCGAGATGCGAGAGCGGGTCGCCAAGGAGCTGCTCCTCAAGTACCAGAGTCCCAATCAGCCATTCTATTATTGTCTCGATGGCGACGAGGAG ACGGTTGCTGGAGTACCACAGCGCATTGCCAGCAAGATGACGTCGCGTGCCAATGGGATTCCGGCCCAGAATCACACGCTCAAAACAG GCATGACGACGAATTCGACGTGGTATGAGCGTTCTTCTAGTCCTGAAACGTTGCCTAGTGACAT CGGCGATGCAgttggcggcagcagcggagGAAGCGGCGGAGGCGCAGTCGgtggcaacggcagcaatgGCTTGGACAAGCATGACTCCATTGTTACACCCACAGCTGCCCCACAGTCAGCCGGCGATGGCTTCTTGCATTCCAACTGCGCCTCGaccagcacagcagcagcagcagcggcggcgtcAGCGTCGGCTTCATCAGCACCTTCTTCAAGTGGAGGCAACTCGTCGCATCTCTACCAGAATCTGCTGCGGAACAGCGCTGCGAGCAGCACAGAGGCAGCCCAAGTGGAAGCGGCAACaggaacgggaacgggaacgTCCGGCAATGAGAACAGCAACTGTGATTACCGAAGCGAGAGCAACCAG AATGGTGTGGAGGACTCGCCGCGTCGCCATAGCTCAATGGATCAGCTGATCGGACTGCTTAACGACATGGGCAAGTCGTCGCGCACACGCAGCCTCAGCGACGGCGGCACCCAGGACGACGACGAAG TGGAGAAGGAGGCACAGCCGGATCTGTTGAATAACACGCCGCCTGTGCCGCCCAAGCGTTCGCATCGTCGTCGCCACACACCACCCAGACCCATCTCGAACGGTCTGCCACCGACGCCCAAGGTGCACATGGGCGCCTGCTTCTCCAAGATCTTCAACGGTTGTCCGCTGCGCGTGCATTGTACCGCATCGTGGATCCATCCGGAGACGCGGGATCAGCATCTGCTGATTGGCGCCGAGGAGGGCATCTACAACCTCAATATGAACGAGCTGCATGATGCGGCCATTGATCAGATGTTCCCGCGTCGCACCACCTGGCTGTATGTGATCAAGGATGTGCTGATGAGTCTCTCCGGCAAATCCTGTCAGCTCTATCGCCACGATCTGGTGGCGTTGCACTCGAAGCAAACGGTGCGCTTCTCGTTGCACATGAACAAGATACCGGAGCGTCTGGTGCCGCGGAAATTCGCGCTCACCACCAAAGTGCCGGACACCAAGGGCTGCACGCAATGCTGCGTCACTCGTAATCCCTACAATGGCTACAAGTATCTGTGCGGTGCGACGCCCAGCGGCATCTTCCTGATGCAGTGGTACGATCCGCTGAACAAGTTCATGCTGCTGAAGCACTGCGATTGGCCAGCCAGCAGCATTCTGGGCGGTGGCTATGGCTGCGTCCAAAATGGCCATACGCCTGTCTTTGAGATGATCATCACGCCTGAACTGGAGTATCCCATTGTGTGCACAGGAGTGCGCAAGGCACTCAACGGTTGCCTCAAGCTGGAGCTCATCAACATGAACA GTGCCAGCTGGTTCCACTCGGAGGATCTGGAGTATGACGCCATGGCCACGATGGTGCCGCGTCGCGACCTGCTCAAGGTGGTGCGTGTCCACCAGGTGGATAAGGACGCCATTCTCGTCTGCTATGGCAACGTGATGCAGGTGGTCACCCTGCAAGGGAATCCCAAGCAGCACAAGAAGATGGTGGCCCAGCTTAACTTTGACTTTAATGTGGACAGTATTG TTTGTCTACCGGACAGTGTATTAGCATTCCACAAGCACGGCATGCAGGGCAAGTCGCTGCGCAACGGCGAGATTACGCAGGAGATCAAGGACATGAGTCGCACCTACAGGCTGCTGGGCAGTGATAA GGTCGTCGCCTTGGAGAGTCAACTGCTGCGCACGGGTTCGCTGGGCAGCGAGGAAGGACATGATCTGTATATTTTAGCCGGTCACGAGGCCAGTTACTAA
- the LOC132789007 gene encoding mitogen-activated protein kinase kinase kinase kinase 5 isoform X4 translates to MAAAHGHHNANLLSSDISRRNPQDEYELIQKIGSGTYGDVYKAKRIQSNELAAIKVIKLEPSDDIGIIQQEIFMMRDCRHPNIIAYYGSYLRRDKLWICMEYCGGGSLQDIYQVTGPLTEVQIAYMCRETLKGLEYLHSMGKMHRDIKGANILLTEYGDVKLADFGVSAQITATINKRKSFIGTPYWMAPEVAAVERKGGYNQLCDIWACGITAIELAELQPPMFDLHPMRALFLMSKSGFKPPTLSNKEKWSPTFHNFIKTALTKNPKKRPTAERLLQHPFVQCEMRERVAKELLLKYQSPNQPFYYCLDGDEETVAGVPQRIASKMTSRANGIPAQNHTLKTGMTTNSTWYERSSSPETLPSDIPPPIQRQRCSGTLIMNMSLRSLLQYIDEELKLSGDAVGGSSGGSGGGAVGGNGSNGLDKHDSIVTPTAAPQSAGDGFLHSNCASTSTAAAAAAASASASSAPSSSGGNSSHLYQNLLRNSAASSTEAAQVEAATGTGTGTSGNENSNCDYRSESNQNGVEDSPRRHSSMDQLIGLLNDMGKSSRTRSLSDGGTQDDDEVEKEAQPDLLNNTPPVPPKRSHRRRHTPPRPISNGLPPTPKVHMGACFSKIFNGCPLRVHCTASWIHPETRDQHLLIGAEEGIYNLNMNELHDAAIDQMFPRRTTWLYVIKDVLMSLSGKSCQLYRHDLVALHSKQTVRFSLHMNKIPERLVPRKFALTTKVPDTKGCTQCCVTRNPYNGYKYLCGATPSGIFLMQWYDPLNKFMLLKHCDWPASSILGGGYGCVQNGHTPVFEMIITPELEYPIVCTGVRKALNGCLKLELINMNSASWFHSEDLEYDAMATMVPRRDLLKVVRVHQVDKDAILVCYGNVMQVVTLQGNPKQHKKMVAQLNFDFNVDSIVCLPDSVLAFHKHGMQGKSLRNGEITQEIKDMSRTYRLLGSDKVVALESQLLRTGSLGSEEGHDLYILAGHEASY, encoded by the exons GCGAAACGCATACAGAGCAACGAGCTGGCTGCCATCAAAGTCATCAAATTGGAGCCCTCCGATGACATTGGGATCATCCAGCAGGAGATCTTCATGATGCGTGACTGTCGGCATCCCAACATCATTGCGTACTATGGCTCCTATCTGCGACGCGATAAACTATGGATCTGCATGGAGTACTGCGGTGGCGGCAGCCTGCAGGATATCTACCAGGTGACTGGCCCACTCACCGAAGTCCAGATCGCTTACATGTGCCGCGAGACACTCAAGGGTCTGGAATACCTGCACTCCATGGGCAAAATGCATCGTGACATCAAGGGTGCCAACATTCTGCTCACCGAATATGGCGACGTAAAGCTGGCTGACTTTGGTGTCTCCGCACAGATAACGGCAACCATAAATAAGCGCAAGAGTTTCATAG GCACTCCCTACTGGATGGCGCCCGAGGTGGCTGCTGTGGAACGCAAGGGTGGCTACAATCAACTTTGTGATATTTGGGCCTGCGGCATAACAGCAATtg AACTGGCTGAACTGCAGCCGCCGATGTTCGATTTGCATCCAATGCGCGCCCTATTCCTCATGTCGAAGAGCGGCTTCAAGCCGCCCACACTGAGCAACAAGGAGAAATGGAGCCCGACGTTTCACAATTTCATCAAGACGGCACTCACAAAGAATCCAAAGAAGCGGCCCACAGCCGAGCGGCTGCTGCAACATCCGTTTGTCCAGTGCGAGATGCGAGAGCGGGTCGCCAAGGAGCTGCTCCTCAAGTACCAGAGTCCCAATCAGCCATTCTATTATTGTCTCGATGGCGACGAGGAG ACGGTTGCTGGAGTACCACAGCGCATTGCCAGCAAGATGACGTCGCGTGCCAATGGGATTCCGGCCCAGAATCACACGCTCAAAACAG GCATGACGACGAATTCGACGTGGTATGAGCGTTCTTCTAGTCCTGAAACGTTGCCTAGTGACAT TCCTCCGCCGATTCAGCGACAAAGATGCAGCGGCACTTTGATAATGAACATGTCTTTAAG GAGCCTCTTACAATATATTGATGAGGAACTAAAGCTAAG CGGCGATGCAgttggcggcagcagcggagGAAGCGGCGGAGGCGCAGTCGgtggcaacggcagcaatgGCTTGGACAAGCATGACTCCATTGTTACACCCACAGCTGCCCCACAGTCAGCCGGCGATGGCTTCTTGCATTCCAACTGCGCCTCGaccagcacagcagcagcagcagcggcggcgtcAGCGTCGGCTTCATCAGCACCTTCTTCAAGTGGAGGCAACTCGTCGCATCTCTACCAGAATCTGCTGCGGAACAGCGCTGCGAGCAGCACAGAGGCAGCCCAAGTGGAAGCGGCAACaggaacgggaacgggaacgTCCGGCAATGAGAACAGCAACTGTGATTACCGAAGCGAGAGCAACCAG AATGGTGTGGAGGACTCGCCGCGTCGCCATAGCTCAATGGATCAGCTGATCGGACTGCTTAACGACATGGGCAAGTCGTCGCGCACACGCAGCCTCAGCGACGGCGGCACCCAGGACGACGACGAAG TGGAGAAGGAGGCACAGCCGGATCTGTTGAATAACACGCCGCCTGTGCCGCCCAAGCGTTCGCATCGTCGTCGCCACACACCACCCAGACCCATCTCGAACGGTCTGCCACCGACGCCCAAGGTGCACATGGGCGCCTGCTTCTCCAAGATCTTCAACGGTTGTCCGCTGCGCGTGCATTGTACCGCATCGTGGATCCATCCGGAGACGCGGGATCAGCATCTGCTGATTGGCGCCGAGGAGGGCATCTACAACCTCAATATGAACGAGCTGCATGATGCGGCCATTGATCAGATGTTCCCGCGTCGCACCACCTGGCTGTATGTGATCAAGGATGTGCTGATGAGTCTCTCCGGCAAATCCTGTCAGCTCTATCGCCACGATCTGGTGGCGTTGCACTCGAAGCAAACGGTGCGCTTCTCGTTGCACATGAACAAGATACCGGAGCGTCTGGTGCCGCGGAAATTCGCGCTCACCACCAAAGTGCCGGACACCAAGGGCTGCACGCAATGCTGCGTCACTCGTAATCCCTACAATGGCTACAAGTATCTGTGCGGTGCGACGCCCAGCGGCATCTTCCTGATGCAGTGGTACGATCCGCTGAACAAGTTCATGCTGCTGAAGCACTGCGATTGGCCAGCCAGCAGCATTCTGGGCGGTGGCTATGGCTGCGTCCAAAATGGCCATACGCCTGTCTTTGAGATGATCATCACGCCTGAACTGGAGTATCCCATTGTGTGCACAGGAGTGCGCAAGGCACTCAACGGTTGCCTCAAGCTGGAGCTCATCAACATGAACA GTGCCAGCTGGTTCCACTCGGAGGATCTGGAGTATGACGCCATGGCCACGATGGTGCCGCGTCGCGACCTGCTCAAGGTGGTGCGTGTCCACCAGGTGGATAAGGACGCCATTCTCGTCTGCTATGGCAACGTGATGCAGGTGGTCACCCTGCAAGGGAATCCCAAGCAGCACAAGAAGATGGTGGCCCAGCTTAACTTTGACTTTAATGTGGACAGTATTG TTTGTCTACCGGACAGTGTATTAGCATTCCACAAGCACGGCATGCAGGGCAAGTCGCTGCGCAACGGCGAGATTACGCAGGAGATCAAGGACATGAGTCGCACCTACAGGCTGCTGGGCAGTGATAA GGTCGTCGCCTTGGAGAGTCAACTGCTGCGCACGGGTTCGCTGGGCAGCGAGGAAGGACATGATCTGTATATTTTAGCCGGTCACGAGGCCAGTTACTAA
- the LOC132789007 gene encoding mitogen-activated protein kinase kinase kinase kinase 5 isoform X5: MAAAHGHHNANLLSSDISRRNPQDEYELIQKIGSGTYGDVYKAKRIQSNELAAIKVIKLEPSDDIGIIQQEIFMMRDCRHPNIIAYYGSYLRRDKLWICMEYCGGGSLQDIYQVTGPLTEVQIAYMCRETLKGLEYLHSMGKMHRDIKGANILLTEYGDVKLADFGVSAQITATINKRKSFIGTPYWMAPEVAAVERKGGYNQLCDIWACGITAIELAELQPPMFDLHPMRALFLMSKSGFKPPTLSNKEKWSPTFHNFIKTALTKNPKKRPTAERLLQHPFVQCEMRERVAKELLLKYQSPNQPFYYCLDGDEETVAGVPQRIASKMTSRANGIPAQNHTLKTGMTTNSTWYERSSSPETLPSDMSLLQYIDEELKLSGDAVGGSSGGSGGGAVGGNGSNGLDKHDSIVTPTAAPQSAGDGFLHSNCASTSTAAAAAAASASASSAPSSSGGNSSHLYQNLLRNSAASSTEAAQVEAATGTGTGTSGNENSNCDYRSESNQNGVEDSPRRHSSMDQLIGLLNDMGKSSRTRSLSDGGTQDDDEVEKEAQPDLLNNTPPVPPKRSHRRRHTPPRPISNGLPPTPKVHMGACFSKIFNGCPLRVHCTASWIHPETRDQHLLIGAEEGIYNLNMNELHDAAIDQMFPRRTTWLYVIKDVLMSLSGKSCQLYRHDLVALHSKQTVRFSLHMNKIPERLVPRKFALTTKVPDTKGCTQCCVTRNPYNGYKYLCGATPSGIFLMQWYDPLNKFMLLKHCDWPASSILGGGYGCVQNGHTPVFEMIITPELEYPIVCTGVRKALNGCLKLELINMNSASWFHSEDLEYDAMATMVPRRDLLKVVRVHQVDKDAILVCYGNVMQVVTLQGNPKQHKKMVAQLNFDFNVDSIVCLPDSVLAFHKHGMQGKSLRNGEITQEIKDMSRTYRLLGSDKVVALESQLLRTGSLGSEEGHDLYILAGHEASY; encoded by the exons GCGAAACGCATACAGAGCAACGAGCTGGCTGCCATCAAAGTCATCAAATTGGAGCCCTCCGATGACATTGGGATCATCCAGCAGGAGATCTTCATGATGCGTGACTGTCGGCATCCCAACATCATTGCGTACTATGGCTCCTATCTGCGACGCGATAAACTATGGATCTGCATGGAGTACTGCGGTGGCGGCAGCCTGCAGGATATCTACCAGGTGACTGGCCCACTCACCGAAGTCCAGATCGCTTACATGTGCCGCGAGACACTCAAGGGTCTGGAATACCTGCACTCCATGGGCAAAATGCATCGTGACATCAAGGGTGCCAACATTCTGCTCACCGAATATGGCGACGTAAAGCTGGCTGACTTTGGTGTCTCCGCACAGATAACGGCAACCATAAATAAGCGCAAGAGTTTCATAG GCACTCCCTACTGGATGGCGCCCGAGGTGGCTGCTGTGGAACGCAAGGGTGGCTACAATCAACTTTGTGATATTTGGGCCTGCGGCATAACAGCAATtg AACTGGCTGAACTGCAGCCGCCGATGTTCGATTTGCATCCAATGCGCGCCCTATTCCTCATGTCGAAGAGCGGCTTCAAGCCGCCCACACTGAGCAACAAGGAGAAATGGAGCCCGACGTTTCACAATTTCATCAAGACGGCACTCACAAAGAATCCAAAGAAGCGGCCCACAGCCGAGCGGCTGCTGCAACATCCGTTTGTCCAGTGCGAGATGCGAGAGCGGGTCGCCAAGGAGCTGCTCCTCAAGTACCAGAGTCCCAATCAGCCATTCTATTATTGTCTCGATGGCGACGAGGAG ACGGTTGCTGGAGTACCACAGCGCATTGCCAGCAAGATGACGTCGCGTGCCAATGGGATTCCGGCCCAGAATCACACGCTCAAAACAG GCATGACGACGAATTCGACGTGGTATGAGCGTTCTTCTAGTCCTGAAACGTTGCCTAGTGACAT GAGCCTCTTACAATATATTGATGAGGAACTAAAGCTAAG CGGCGATGCAgttggcggcagcagcggagGAAGCGGCGGAGGCGCAGTCGgtggcaacggcagcaatgGCTTGGACAAGCATGACTCCATTGTTACACCCACAGCTGCCCCACAGTCAGCCGGCGATGGCTTCTTGCATTCCAACTGCGCCTCGaccagcacagcagcagcagcagcggcggcgtcAGCGTCGGCTTCATCAGCACCTTCTTCAAGTGGAGGCAACTCGTCGCATCTCTACCAGAATCTGCTGCGGAACAGCGCTGCGAGCAGCACAGAGGCAGCCCAAGTGGAAGCGGCAACaggaacgggaacgggaacgTCCGGCAATGAGAACAGCAACTGTGATTACCGAAGCGAGAGCAACCAG AATGGTGTGGAGGACTCGCCGCGTCGCCATAGCTCAATGGATCAGCTGATCGGACTGCTTAACGACATGGGCAAGTCGTCGCGCACACGCAGCCTCAGCGACGGCGGCACCCAGGACGACGACGAAG TGGAGAAGGAGGCACAGCCGGATCTGTTGAATAACACGCCGCCTGTGCCGCCCAAGCGTTCGCATCGTCGTCGCCACACACCACCCAGACCCATCTCGAACGGTCTGCCACCGACGCCCAAGGTGCACATGGGCGCCTGCTTCTCCAAGATCTTCAACGGTTGTCCGCTGCGCGTGCATTGTACCGCATCGTGGATCCATCCGGAGACGCGGGATCAGCATCTGCTGATTGGCGCCGAGGAGGGCATCTACAACCTCAATATGAACGAGCTGCATGATGCGGCCATTGATCAGATGTTCCCGCGTCGCACCACCTGGCTGTATGTGATCAAGGATGTGCTGATGAGTCTCTCCGGCAAATCCTGTCAGCTCTATCGCCACGATCTGGTGGCGTTGCACTCGAAGCAAACGGTGCGCTTCTCGTTGCACATGAACAAGATACCGGAGCGTCTGGTGCCGCGGAAATTCGCGCTCACCACCAAAGTGCCGGACACCAAGGGCTGCACGCAATGCTGCGTCACTCGTAATCCCTACAATGGCTACAAGTATCTGTGCGGTGCGACGCCCAGCGGCATCTTCCTGATGCAGTGGTACGATCCGCTGAACAAGTTCATGCTGCTGAAGCACTGCGATTGGCCAGCCAGCAGCATTCTGGGCGGTGGCTATGGCTGCGTCCAAAATGGCCATACGCCTGTCTTTGAGATGATCATCACGCCTGAACTGGAGTATCCCATTGTGTGCACAGGAGTGCGCAAGGCACTCAACGGTTGCCTCAAGCTGGAGCTCATCAACATGAACA GTGCCAGCTGGTTCCACTCGGAGGATCTGGAGTATGACGCCATGGCCACGATGGTGCCGCGTCGCGACCTGCTCAAGGTGGTGCGTGTCCACCAGGTGGATAAGGACGCCATTCTCGTCTGCTATGGCAACGTGATGCAGGTGGTCACCCTGCAAGGGAATCCCAAGCAGCACAAGAAGATGGTGGCCCAGCTTAACTTTGACTTTAATGTGGACAGTATTG TTTGTCTACCGGACAGTGTATTAGCATTCCACAAGCACGGCATGCAGGGCAAGTCGCTGCGCAACGGCGAGATTACGCAGGAGATCAAGGACATGAGTCGCACCTACAGGCTGCTGGGCAGTGATAA GGTCGTCGCCTTGGAGAGTCAACTGCTGCGCACGGGTTCGCTGGGCAGCGAGGAAGGACATGATCTGTATATTTTAGCCGGTCACGAGGCCAGTTACTAA